One genomic region from Spirulina subsalsa PCC 9445 encodes:
- a CDS encoding PD-(D/E)XK nuclease family protein has product MLRLNQSHLTKLETCPRQFQHSILEQFLSPVAPDLQEKAEWGKHFHLLMQQQELGLPLSPLLEQEQEMGASVISLLNATHERRLNHPQHWQEAEHARTLNFEDFLLTVVYDLLITQPNQGEIYDWKTYPKPKKHQLLAQQWQTKLYLFVLAETSHYQPEQLSMTYWFVQSKTASSSPDKTAIQSARIAYNVKQHETIRQQLKTLLNQLKQDLENYERQNIPFPQVAEEKGICPRCLFAHRCQRNAVSVQGNSSRESPLVDLDQIAELPI; this is encoded by the coding sequence ATGTTAAGACTTAATCAAAGCCATCTCACTAAATTAGAAACCTGTCCCCGGCAATTTCAACATAGCATTTTAGAACAATTTCTCTCCCCCGTTGCCCCCGACTTACAAGAAAAAGCCGAATGGGGGAAACATTTTCACCTATTAATGCAGCAACAAGAATTAGGACTCCCCCTTTCCCCCTTATTAGAACAAGAACAGGAAATGGGCGCCTCAGTAATCTCCCTCTTAAATGCAACCCATGAGCGCCGTTTAAACCATCCCCAACACTGGCAAGAAGCCGAACACGCCAGAACCTTAAACTTTGAGGATTTTTTATTAACGGTGGTGTATGACTTACTAATTACCCAACCCAATCAAGGGGAAATCTACGACTGGAAAACCTATCCCAAACCCAAAAAACACCAGCTTCTCGCCCAACAATGGCAAACAAAACTTTATTTGTTCGTCCTCGCCGAAACCTCCCATTATCAACCAGAACAGTTATCAATGACCTACTGGTTTGTTCAGTCAAAAACGGCATCTTCATCCCCTGATAAAACCGCCATTCAATCAGCACGAATTGCCTACAATGTCAAGCAACATGAAACCATTCGCCAGCAGTTAAAAACCTTATTAAACCAGCTAAAACAGGATTTAGAAAACTACGAAAGGCAAAATATTCCCTTTCCCCAAGTGGCGGAAGAAAAAGGAATCTGTCCCCGGTGTCTTTTTGCCCATCGTTGTCAACGAAATGCCGTTTCTGTTCAAGGGAACTCCTCCAGAGAATCCCCGTTAGTGGATTTAGATCAAATTGCTGAACTGCCTATCTAG
- a CDS encoding DUF2470 domain-containing protein — protein sequence MADPLTPAVSDRICKHMNKDHGDAVRFYAQTFGNAPNTETAEMLSIDAEGMNLNASIEGEIVPLRIPFDHTLTDSDDAHRTLVAMLKRD from the coding sequence ATGGCTGATCCATTAACTCCGGCAGTAAGCGATCGCATTTGTAAACACATGAACAAAGATCATGGGGATGCGGTGCGCTTTTATGCTCAAACTTTCGGCAATGCACCCAACACAGAAACCGCAGAAATGCTCTCCATTGATGCTGAGGGGATGAATTTAAACGCTTCCATTGAGGGGGAAATTGTTCCCTTACGCATCCCCTTTGATCACACTCTAACTGATTCAGACGATGCACACCGTACTTTAGTGGCCATGTTAAAGCGAGATTAA
- the minD gene encoding septum site-determining protein MinD, which produces MSRIIVITSGKGGVGKSTITANLGTAIAKRGHTVALVDADFGLRNLDLLLGLENRVVYTAVEAIAGHCRLEQALVKDKRQPGLVLLPAAQNRTKEAVTPDQMRTLLYALSKAFEFILVDSPAGIEMGFRNAISAAQEAIVVTTPEVAAVRDADRVIGLLEANDIRKINLIVNRIKPQMVQSNDMMSVDDVLEILAIPLIGIIPDDEQIIVSSNKGEPILLEKANTLPGIAFQNIARRIDGERVPFLDLMAAQENIFSRIRRFFRG; this is translated from the coding sequence ATGAGTCGCATTATTGTTATTACCTCCGGCAAGGGAGGGGTAGGAAAAAGCACGATTACAGCTAACTTAGGGACAGCCATTGCCAAGCGAGGCCATACGGTGGCCTTAGTGGATGCGGATTTCGGGCTGCGTAACCTTGACCTCTTGCTGGGTTTAGAAAATCGTGTGGTTTATACGGCTGTGGAGGCGATCGCAGGCCACTGTCGGTTAGAACAAGCTTTAGTCAAGGATAAACGTCAGCCCGGTTTAGTATTACTCCCGGCGGCTCAAAACCGCACTAAGGAGGCCGTCACCCCGGATCAAATGAGAACCCTTCTCTATGCCCTCAGCAAGGCCTTTGAATTTATTTTGGTAGATTCACCTGCCGGGATTGAAATGGGCTTTCGCAACGCCATTTCTGCGGCACAGGAGGCGATTGTGGTCACGACTCCAGAGGTGGCGGCGGTGCGAGATGCGGATCGGGTGATTGGTTTACTCGAAGCCAACGACATTCGCAAAATTAACCTGATTGTCAACCGTATCAAGCCCCAGATGGTACAAAGTAATGACATGATGAGCGTTGATGATGTGTTGGAAATTCTGGCGATTCCACTCATTGGCATTATTCCCGATGACGAGCAGATTATTGTTTCTAGCAATAAGGGAGAACCGATCCTATTGGAGAAAGCCAACACCCTGCCGGGAATTGCTTTCCAGAATATCGCCCGACGTATTGACGGTGAACGAGTTCCTTTTTTAGACCTCATGGCCGCCCAAGAAAACATTTTTTCTCGGATTCGTCGCTTCTTCCGAGGGTAA
- the minC gene encoding septum site-determining protein MinC, whose product MTDEEKGKNIIADSELDAELEELVTLLEETGILENSEAIRDSSSPPEEAKLDSPGNSAEGVEDRDQEVLAETVTLSEAGEAPQGATVPKERESLVVSEAVELPQGATLPKGIEPLVVSESVKPLKGATRPPETAPPESDGEEEKGTGGIVLVDPREQIRLTREGEVVKVILPSTQVSSVKLDWSELWDQLKHRLNSSENFWQAGTDVHLLAADQLLDLRQLQEIAQALGSAKLELRRVSTSRRQTAVAAATAGYSVDQETPPPPTPVSPVVQTSAENWAEPLYLKSTVRSGVEIQHPGTVVVLGDTNPGSTIVAAGDILVLGRLRGIAHAGSQGNRACQIFALQMEATQLRIAEAIARPPETPLDEFYPEIAYITPSGIRLARAFHFFKTHIFSFSENSWLEKGENGSK is encoded by the coding sequence ATGACTGATGAGGAGAAAGGAAAAAACATCATTGCTGATAGTGAGCTAGATGCTGAATTGGAGGAATTAGTCACCCTGCTAGAAGAGACTGGCATCTTAGAAAATTCAGAAGCTATCCGGGATAGTTCATCTCCTCCTGAAGAGGCAAAACTGGACTCACCGGGCAACTCTGCCGAGGGGGTGGAAGATCGGGATCAAGAGGTGCTGGCTGAAACGGTCACTCTTTCTGAAGCAGGAGAAGCGCCCCAAGGTGCAACAGTACCCAAGGAGAGAGAATCCCTAGTGGTGTCTGAGGCCGTGGAATTGCCCCAAGGAGCAACACTGCCGAAGGGGATAGAACCCCTAGTGGTGTCTGAGTCTGTGAAACCGCTCAAAGGAGCAACACGGCCACCCGAAACAGCACCCCCAGAATCCGATGGGGAAGAGGAAAAAGGCACTGGGGGGATTGTGTTAGTGGATCCTCGGGAGCAAATCCGCTTAACTCGGGAGGGGGAGGTGGTAAAGGTCATCCTTCCGAGTACCCAGGTGAGTTCGGTTAAGTTGGATTGGTCAGAATTATGGGATCAACTCAAACATCGCTTAAATAGTAGTGAGAATTTCTGGCAAGCGGGGACGGATGTCCATTTGTTGGCGGCGGATCAACTTCTGGATCTGCGGCAGTTACAGGAAATTGCTCAGGCTTTGGGGAGTGCGAAACTGGAATTGCGCCGTGTGAGTACCAGTCGCCGTCAAACGGCGGTAGCGGCAGCGACGGCGGGGTATTCGGTGGATCAGGAAACCCCCCCCCCTCCTACTCCGGTGAGTCCTGTGGTGCAGACTTCGGCGGAAAATTGGGCGGAACCGCTCTATCTCAAGTCTACGGTGCGTTCTGGGGTGGAAATTCAACATCCGGGGACGGTGGTAGTGTTGGGAGATACGAATCCGGGGAGTACCATTGTGGCGGCAGGGGATATTCTAGTGTTAGGCCGTTTGCGGGGAATTGCCCATGCGGGATCTCAAGGGAATCGGGCTTGTCAGATTTTCGCGTTGCAAATGGAAGCGACTCAACTCCGAATTGCGGAGGCGATCGCACGTCCTCCGGAAACGCCTTTAGATGAGTTTTATCCCGAAATCGCCTATATTACCCCTTCGGGCATTCGTTTAGCCCGGGCGTTTCACTTCTTTAAGACTCATATTTTTTCTTTTTCAGAAAATAGTTGGTTAGAAAAGGGAGAAAATGGCTCAAAATAA
- a CDS encoding DUF29 domain-containing protein — protein sequence MNSQRVSQYEQDFYGWTQWQAEVLAKREVSALDWQHLQEELESLGRQEYRELVSRLTVLLGHLLKWEYQPEKRSRSWFLTIREQRRGIKRHLTHNPSLKSRLPDALGDGFEAGVDLALRETDLPVKTFPEQCPYGFEEAIADSFLCDTCQDWK from the coding sequence ATGAATTCTCAACGGGTTTCACAATACGAACAAGATTTTTATGGTTGGACCCAGTGGCAAGCCGAGGTACTGGCGAAACGGGAAGTATCCGCCCTAGATTGGCAACACTTACAGGAGGAATTAGAAAGTTTGGGGAGGCAGGAATACCGAGAATTAGTCAGTCGTCTGACTGTCTTGTTAGGGCATCTCCTCAAGTGGGAATATCAGCCGGAAAAACGCTCTCGTAGCTGGTTTTTAACCATACGAGAACAACGCCGAGGGATTAAGCGTCATCTGACCCACAATCCTAGCTTAAAGTCTCGCCTCCCAGATGCGTTAGGAGATGGATTTGAAGCGGGAGTTGATTTAGCGTTACGAGAAACCGATTTACCCGTGAAAACGTTTCCTGAACAATGTCCCTATGGATTCGAGGAGGCGATTGCGGATTCTTTTCTCTGCGATACTTGCCAAGACTGGAAGTAA
- a CDS encoding tetratricopeptide repeat protein translates to MRSFFMVNRKFVGLILAVSLVFAPQRVMAQTLDQFLQRADAAWSEGRYVEAERMFRQAIQLEPNNAEAHFYLGLALLEQEKPEEAIASFQRAIELEPNNAEVHPYLGLALLEQEKPEEAIASFQRAIELDPNHAMAHFYFSAVLISQEKPEEAIAFYQRGIELDPNSAMAYYNLGNALYLQGEPEDAIAAFQRAIELDPNLAVAHYNLGNALRLEGELEEAIASYQRVIELDPNHAFAHSLLGHVLRDQGKPEDAIAALQRAIELDPNYAFAHSLLGDLLGAQGELEEAIASYQRVVELNPNSVIAHFDLGRALLEQGKLEDAIAAFQRAIELDPDFTAAQTNLEEAERLLVTP, encoded by the coding sequence ATGAGATCGTTTTTTATGGTCAATCGCAAGTTCGTTGGGTTGATTTTGGCTGTGTCGTTGGTGTTTGCCCCCCAGAGGGTGATGGCTCAGACGCTTGATCAGTTTTTGCAGAGGGCTGATGCGGCTTGGTCGGAGGGGCGATATGTGGAAGCAGAAAGGATGTTTCGCCAAGCTATCCAACTAGAACCCAATAATGCTGAGGCTCACTTCTATCTCGGTCTTGCCTTGCTGGAACAAGAGAAACCAGAAGAAGCCATCGCCTCCTTCCAACGGGCAATCGAACTAGAACCCAATAATGCGGAGGTTCACCCCTATCTCGGTCTTGCCTTGCTGGAACAAGAGAAACCAGAAGAAGCCATCGCCTCCTTCCAACGGGCAATCGAGCTAGATCCTAATCATGCTATGGCTCACTTCTATTTCAGCGCTGTTCTGATATCACAAGAGAAACCAGAAGAGGCGATCGCCTTCTACCAACGGGGAATCGAACTAGACCCCAATAGTGCTATGGCTTACTACAATCTTGGTAATGCCCTGTATTTGCAAGGGGAACCAGAAGATGCGATCGCCGCCTTCCAACGGGCAATCGAACTAGACCCTAATTTAGCCGTCGCTCACTACAATCTCGGTAATGCCCTGCGTCTCGAAGGGGAACTAGAAGAGGCGATCGCTTCCTACCAACGGGTCATCGAACTAGACCCCAATCATGCTTTTGCTCACTCCCTTCTCGGTCATGTCCTGAGAGATCAAGGGAAACCAGAAGATGCGATCGCCGCCTTGCAACGGGCAATCGAACTAGACCCCAATTATGCTTTTGCTCACTCCCTTCTCGGTGATCTCCTGGGAGCGCAAGGGGAACTAGAAGAGGCGATCGCCTCCTACCAACGGGTAGTCGAACTCAACCCTAATAGTGTCATTGCTCACTTCGATCTCGGTCGTGCCCTGCTCGAACAAGGGAAACTAGAAGATGCGATCGCCGCCTTCCAACGGGCAATCGAACTCGATCCCGACTTCACCGCAGCCCAAACCAACCTCGAAGAAGCAGAACGCCTGCTTGTTACCCCGTAA
- the guaA gene encoding glutamine-hydrolyzing GMP synthase — translation MTTQIESMTPNPTETLPSESAPEKLNRQMIVILDFGSQYSELIARRIRETQVYSEVLSYRTTAEQLRQLSPRGIILSGGPSSVYDPYAPQCDSAIWDLGIPILGVCYGMQLMVKQLGGSVERAKQAEYGKASLFIDDPTDLLTNVEDGSTMWMSHGDSCTNLPQGFEVLAHTDNTPCAAIAHHKRQLYGVQFHPEVVHSVDGIALIRNFVYHICDCEPTWTTEAFLEESIREVRAKVGDKRVLLALSGGVDSSTLAFLLHQAIGDQLTCMFIDQGFMRKGEPERLMEIFNERFHINVEYVNARDRFLEKLVGITDPEEKRRRIGHEFIRVFEEESRRLGPFDYLAQGTLYPDVIESADTNVDPQTGERVAVKIKSHHNVGGLPEDLQFKLVEPLRKLFKDEVRQLARTIGLPPEIVRRHPFPGPGLAIRIIGEVTAERLNILRDADFVVRDEIRKWDVYDDFWQAFAVLLPIHSVGVMGDQRTYAHPVVVRCVSSEDGMTADWSRAPYDLLEAISNRIVNEVKGVNRVVYDITSKPPGTIEWE, via the coding sequence ATGACGACTCAAATTGAATCCATGACCCCCAATCCGACCGAGACTTTGCCTTCAGAGTCCGCCCCAGAAAAACTCAATCGCCAAATGATTGTCATTCTGGATTTTGGTTCCCAATATTCCGAACTGATTGCCCGACGGATTCGGGAAACTCAAGTGTATTCCGAAGTGCTTTCCTACCGCACCACAGCCGAACAGTTGCGTCAACTGAGTCCTCGGGGGATTATTTTATCCGGCGGCCCCAGTTCCGTCTATGATCCCTATGCTCCCCAATGTGATAGCGCAATCTGGGATTTAGGCATTCCCATTTTAGGGGTATGTTACGGAATGCAGTTAATGGTGAAACAACTGGGGGGCAGCGTTGAACGGGCGAAACAAGCCGAATATGGCAAAGCCTCCCTCTTTATTGACGACCCCACCGACCTACTAACCAACGTTGAGGATGGGTCTACCATGTGGATGAGTCATGGAGACTCTTGCACAAACCTACCCCAAGGCTTTGAGGTTCTGGCTCATACCGATAATACTCCTTGTGCGGCGATCGCCCACCACAAACGGCAACTCTACGGAGTCCAATTCCACCCCGAAGTCGTCCACTCCGTCGATGGCATCGCCCTAATTCGCAACTTCGTCTATCATATCTGCGACTGCGAACCCACCTGGACCACCGAAGCCTTTTTAGAAGAATCCATCCGGGAAGTTCGCGCCAAAGTGGGCGATAAACGAGTTCTCCTCGCCCTTTCCGGCGGTGTAGACTCCTCCACCCTCGCCTTCCTCCTCCATCAAGCCATTGGCGACCAACTCACCTGTATGTTTATCGATCAGGGGTTTATGCGCAAAGGGGAACCCGAACGCTTAATGGAAATCTTCAACGAACGGTTTCATATTAACGTCGAGTACGTCAACGCCCGTGATCGTTTCTTAGAAAAACTGGTCGGCATCACAGACCCCGAAGAAAAACGCCGTCGCATTGGTCACGAATTTATCCGCGTCTTTGAAGAAGAATCCCGGCGCTTAGGCCCTTTTGACTATCTCGCCCAAGGCACACTCTACCCCGACGTGATTGAGTCCGCCGACACCAACGTAGACCCCCAAACCGGGGAACGAGTCGCCGTAAAAATCAAAAGCCATCACAACGTCGGCGGTTTACCTGAAGACCTACAATTTAAGCTGGTGGAACCCCTGCGCAAACTCTTTAAAGACGAAGTGCGCCAACTCGCCCGTACTATTGGTTTACCCCCAGAAATTGTCCGTCGTCACCCCTTCCCGGGCCCCGGTTTAGCCATTCGCATCATTGGCGAAGTAACCGCCGAACGGTTAAATATTCTCCGAGATGCGGATTTTGTTGTGCGGGATGAGATCCGCAAGTGGGATGTATATGATGACTTCTGGCAGGCCTTCGCCGTGTTGTTACCCATTCACAGTGTGGGAGTGATGGGGGATCAACGAACCTATGCCCATCCGGTAGTCGTGCGTTGTGTCTCCAGTGAAGATGGCATGACTGCCGACTGGTCCCGTGCGCCCTATGACCTGTTAGAAGCTATTTCTAACCGCATTGTCAATGAGGTTAAAGGGGTTAACCGCGTGGTGTATGATATCACCTCTAAACCCCCCGGAACCATTGAGTGGGAATAG
- the cbiD gene encoding cobalt-precorrin-5B (C(1))-methyltransferase CbiD, with translation MTHSGYTLPVFACASAVAALRCLQESNKLNTLASVEIDLIKPPQRVTIEVEQVAPLGENRALAITRSDPGDNLDLTRHTPIWALVERRRREVGEEAIQIQGGEGLGKITQEDGRAAIYRYAQELLRENLQRELDPDWAITIQVILPEGRKLARRTSNAAFGVVEGLSLLGTTGISQPLTSPEQLADYQSQLQQKAEQFKTLVFCVGENGLDLAQRMGIEGDRLVKTANWLGSLLVTAAEAGVESVLLFGYHGKLLKLAGGIFHTHHHLADGRLEILTAFGVKAGLPLADLQAILDCETAEQVLQGLEQRGQAQGVYERLAEAIDQRSQEYVRQHSNNPLRVGCLLFRRDRTVIVKSAYGTTLLSQLC, from the coding sequence ATGACTCACTCTGGCTATACCCTTCCTGTTTTCGCTTGTGCTTCGGCTGTGGCAGCCCTACGCTGCCTTCAAGAGTCCAACAAGTTAAACACCCTTGCATCCGTTGAGATTGACCTGATTAAGCCTCCCCAACGAGTGACCATTGAGGTGGAACAAGTAGCCCCGTTGGGGGAAAATCGCGCCCTCGCCATTACCCGCAGTGATCCCGGAGATAATCTCGATTTAACCCGTCATACCCCTATTTGGGCTTTAGTCGAACGACGGAGGCGAGAAGTAGGGGAGGAGGCGATTCAGATTCAAGGAGGGGAAGGTTTGGGCAAAATTACCCAAGAGGACGGGCGGGCGGCTATTTATCGCTACGCCCAGGAACTGTTACGGGAAAATCTACAACGGGAGTTAGATCCAGATTGGGCGATTACCATTCAGGTGATTTTACCCGAAGGGCGGAAGTTGGCCCGACGGACTTCTAATGCTGCTTTTGGGGTGGTGGAGGGGTTATCGTTACTGGGAACGACGGGGATTAGTCAACCTCTGACCTCTCCGGAGCAGTTGGCGGACTATCAAAGCCAATTGCAACAAAAAGCGGAACAGTTTAAGACGTTGGTTTTTTGTGTGGGGGAGAATGGGCTAGACTTGGCACAGAGGATGGGGATTGAGGGCGATCGCCTCGTTAAAACTGCCAACTGGTTAGGCTCCCTCCTCGTTACGGCCGCGGAGGCTGGAGTGGAGTCGGTGTTACTCTTTGGCTATCATGGCAAACTTCTAAAACTCGCTGGGGGAATTTTCCACACCCACCACCATTTAGCCGATGGACGATTAGAAATTCTCACCGCGTTTGGGGTTAAAGCGGGTTTACCCCTGGCCGATTTGCAAGCCATCCTAGACTGTGAGACGGCCGAACAAGTCCTGCAAGGGCTAGAACAACGGGGACAAGCCCAAGGGGTCTATGAACGCCTAGCCGAAGCTATAGATCAACGTTCACAAGAGTATGTCAGACAACACAGTAACAACCCCTTGCGCGTCGGTTGTTTGCTCTTTCGGCGCGATCGCACTGTAATTGTGAAAAGTGCTTACGGCACAACGCTTTTATCCCAATTGTGCTAG
- a CDS encoding glycoside hydrolase family 10 protein produces the protein MRRFKGDRRQNFGILLITLALMVFFLRSPFPTTPTVASITRQGEMRGVWLTNVASGVLFLPWGIQRAIQGLAQFNFNTLYPVVWNRGYTFYPSAIAHQETGNAQLPLLTLMHFGQDVLAQIIQQGHQRDFKVLPWFEYGLMTPRRSLLAKRHPDWLTQTQDHRSIGYDDDLAAESEQASPLLQWLNTRRYIPQEWLNPFHPEVQAFIKGMVLEVVENYDIDGIQFDDHFGMPVEMGYDPYTIALYQQENNGQLPPSDPYDPRWMGWRANKITAFMGDIYKSVKAIKPDCIVSLSPHSQSFAYYKYLQNWRDWVKNGFVDQLVLQVYRSDPDKFINELHQDAINYARERIPVSVAILSGVLTKPIPIGQIIEQVEIVRQQGFTGVSFFYWESLWGYITPESPHERREGFKGLFQGR, from the coding sequence ATGAGACGATTTAAAGGCGATCGCCGCCAGAATTTCGGGATTTTGCTGATCACCCTAGCATTAATGGTGTTTTTTTTGCGATCGCCCTTCCCCACAACTCCCACTGTCGCCTCCATCACCCGACAAGGAGAAATGCGCGGCGTTTGGTTAACCAACGTTGCCAGTGGAGTATTATTTCTACCCTGGGGTATACAGCGCGCCATCCAAGGACTCGCCCAATTTAACTTCAATACCCTTTACCCCGTCGTCTGGAATCGCGGATATACCTTCTATCCCAGCGCCATTGCTCATCAAGAAACCGGAAACGCCCAACTCCCCCTTTTAACCCTAATGCACTTCGGCCAAGATGTCCTAGCCCAAATCATCCAACAAGGCCACCAACGGGATTTTAAAGTCCTCCCTTGGTTTGAATACGGTTTAATGACTCCCCGGCGTTCCCTGTTAGCCAAACGACACCCCGATTGGTTAACCCAAACCCAAGATCATCGTTCCATCGGTTATGATGACGACTTAGCCGCCGAATCAGAACAAGCCTCCCCCCTCTTACAGTGGTTAAATACTCGCCGTTACATCCCCCAAGAATGGCTAAATCCCTTTCATCCCGAAGTTCAGGCCTTTATTAAAGGCATGGTCTTAGAAGTCGTCGAAAATTATGACATTGATGGCATTCAATTTGACGATCATTTTGGAATGCCCGTCGAAATGGGTTATGACCCCTACACTATCGCCCTTTATCAACAGGAAAATAACGGTCAATTGCCCCCCAGCGATCCCTATGATCCTCGTTGGATGGGGTGGCGTGCTAATAAGATTACAGCCTTTATGGGAGACATTTATAAATCGGTGAAAGCTATTAAACCCGATTGCATTGTATCCCTGTCCCCCCACTCTCAAAGTTTTGCTTACTACAAATATTTACAAAATTGGCGAGATTGGGTAAAAAATGGCTTTGTCGATCAACTGGTTTTACAAGTGTATCGCAGTGATCCCGACAAGTTCATTAATGAACTGCATCAAGATGCCATTAATTATGCGCGTGAACGGATTCCGGTCAGTGTAGCCATTTTGAGCGGCGTGTTAACCAAACCCATTCCCATTGGGCAAATTATTGAGCAAGTGGAGATCGTTAGACAACAAGGTTTTACTGGGGTTTCTTTCTTCTATTGGGAGAGTTTATGGGGCTATATTACTCCCGAATCTCCCCATGAGCGACGGGAGGGATTTAAGGGCCTTTTTCAAGGTCGTTGA
- a CDS encoding DUF2997 domain-containing protein, giving the protein MNMETLEFIIYPDGRVQEKATGIVGASCTEVTAAIEAQLGIVLSSEKTSEYYAQEQRQSASATNHQQNWSDW; this is encoded by the coding sequence ATGAACATGGAAACTCTAGAGTTTATCATTTACCCCGACGGTCGGGTACAAGAAAAAGCCACAGGCATTGTGGGAGCGTCTTGTACTGAAGTAACAGCAGCAATTGAAGCCCAATTAGGCATCGTGCTGTCGAGTGAAAAAACCTCGGAATATTATGCTCAAGAACAGCGCCAGTCTGCCAGCGCAACCAATCACCAACAAAATTGGAGTGATTGGTAA
- a CDS encoding DUF1257 domain-containing protein: MSHFSNIKTQIRNLSSLQAALSDLGVAWKSGPSTVRGYQGQTRTAEVVVEQSNDYDIGFSWNGQEYELVADLQYWQQPLSVEGFLKRLTQQYAYHTVVSEATKQGFQIAEQQKNTDGSLRLVVQRWSA; the protein is encoded by the coding sequence ATGTCTCATTTCAGCAACATTAAAACACAAATTCGCAATCTTTCTTCTTTACAAGCGGCTCTTTCTGATTTAGGAGTAGCTTGGAAATCGGGCCCTTCGACGGTGAGGGGATATCAAGGACAAACCCGCACAGCTGAGGTGGTTGTTGAGCAAAGCAATGACTATGATATTGGCTTTAGTTGGAATGGTCAAGAATACGAATTAGTCGCTGATTTGCAATACTGGCAACAACCTTTATCGGTGGAAGGGTTTTTGAAGCGTTTAACTCAACAGTATGCCTATCATACGGTGGTGAGTGAAGCGACGAAACAAGGCTTTCAAATTGCAGAACAACAAAAGAATACAGACGGTTCTCTCCGTCTAGTTGTCCAACGCTGGAGTGCCTAA
- a CDS encoding ferredoxin: MADFEPTPERSGFEPELGGIFRDAPERTGFEPELGGELRQKGVYVDEITCIGCKHCVHVAPNTFYLEPDYGRSRVMSQEGDPEALIDEAIETCPVDCIHWVDYTHLKELEAQRKYQVVKHLGFPNHGANAKPAKSKPRPS, translated from the coding sequence ATGGCTGATTTTGAACCTACTCCTGAACGGTCTGGTTTTGAACCAGAATTGGGGGGCATTTTTCGGGATGCTCCTGAACGCACGGGTTTTGAACCGGAGTTAGGGGGGGAATTACGGCAGAAAGGGGTTTATGTAGACGAGATTACTTGTATTGGCTGTAAGCATTGTGTCCATGTTGCGCCGAATACGTTCTATCTTGAGCCGGATTATGGGCGATCGCGGGTGATGAGTCAAGAGGGTGATCCGGAGGCCTTAATTGATGAGGCCATTGAGACTTGTCCGGTGGACTGCATCCATTGGGTGGATTATACCCACCTCAAGGAGTTAGAAGCCCAGCGCAAGTATCAAGTGGTGAAGCACTTAGGGTTCCCCAATCATGGCGCGAATGCTAAACCTGCGAAGTCTAAACCCCGTCCATCTTGA
- a CDS encoding PDZ domain-containing protein, giving the protein MWGIRGSGFTNTPAERAGLRRGDVILEVDG; this is encoded by the coding sequence TTGTGGGGGATTCGTGGCTCCGGTTTTACCAATACCCCCGCAGAACGAGCCGGACTAAGACGGGGTGACGTAATTTTAGAAGTAGATGGTTAA